The Lepeophtheirus salmonis chromosome 1, UVic_Lsal_1.4, whole genome shotgun sequence genome has a segment encoding these proteins:
- the LOC121130925 gene encoding endophilin-B1 isoform X2 — MENIYRAMGDAGSFLTKAVQDSHITDEANTMLTRAKQFTEEKLGKAERTENDPFYELLSKQTDVTKGYSEKIIRDTEAVLIPNPAARLETFMFENVPVDKIGITNTRLSNLEYLGTDMIEAGNEFGAETPYGSALIRVGQTEKSLGEIEREYIRGGHTGLIAPLQNFLDDDMKNIIRSRKVLENKRLDLDASKNKVRKCRGMTIQTQAESELRTAQRDYDMQVELTKKLMEGLSVVQTHHLRYLQDFVEAQCKYYAGCHQTMQELQGELNGTMTIIPGQTASLFQSSNASNNSNNPNEKSNNNNNNNNSVLESNGPEGLQQINLSSPPPPPSAPVSRGQADFF, encoded by the exons ATGGAAAACATTTATCGAGCCATGGGAGATGCTGGATCCTTCCTTACCAAAGCCGTTCAA GATTCACACATCACAGATGAGGCCAACACCATGTTGACTCGTGCAAAACAATTTACAGAAGAGAAATTAGGTAAAGCAGAGCGGACTGAGAACGATCCCTTTTATGAGTTACTCTCAAAACAAACAGACGTAACCAAAGGATATTCTGAGAAGATAATTCGTGATACTGAGGCCGTTCTAATACCAAATCCAG CCGCCAGACTTGAGACATTCATGTTTGAAAACGTTCCTGTGGATAAAATCGGAATCACCAATACCCGACTTAGTAATCTGGAGTACCTTGGAACAGATATGATTGAAGCAGGGAATGAGTTTGGAGCAGAGACCCCATATGGTTCTGCTTTAATCCGTGTTggacaaacagaaaaaagtctGGGAGAAATTGAAAGGGAATACATTCGTGGAGGACATACGGGCCTCATTGCTCCTCTGCAAAACTTTCTTGACGATGATATGAAGAACATAATAAGATCTAGAAAAGTCCTGGAAAATAAACGATTGGATTTAGATGCTTCGAAGAATAAAGTGAGAAAATGTCGAGGAATGACGATTCAGACACAG GCTGAGAGTGAACTCCGTACTGCTCAAAGAGACTATGACATGCAAGTCGAGTTGACAAAAAAACTAATGGAGGGTCTTTCTGTTGTTCAAACGCATCATCTCCGCTATCTTCAAGACTTTGTTGAGGctcaatgtaaatattatgCTGGATGTCATCAAACCATGCAAGAGCTCCAGGGAGAATTGAATGG aactATGACGATCATCCCTGGACAGACAGCGTCTCTCTTCCAGAGTTCAAATGCTTCCAATAATTCCAACAACccaaatgaaaaaagtaataacaacaataataacaataacagcgTCCTTGAATCCAATGGGCCTGAAGGCCTACAACAAATCAATCTGTCCTCTCCACCACCACCACCCTCTGCTCCTGTCTCACGTGGTCAAGCCGACTTCTTCTAA
- the LOC121130968 gene encoding solute carrier family 49 member 4 homolog produces the protein METPNESDPLLQSNSSETRIYPQRWYIVGVFALFGCLQSCVWSIYGPMDLAIQAAYGWPSSSFAMMTNWGNIFFILTIIPSSWILEKKGLKSAVLLCSFFSALSMIIRVFNTKSIQRFTISSHIGSILNGISGTTILSAPSVLSSTWFPPNERTIATSISQMFNLFGNALSFMLGPRIVSDIGVNATDPSKTPETVKERIRDDVFYYFLYILIAEIIVFVSVLVYYPSRPKFPPSTSSSISRVDFVSGVVKLLKNKTAWFIGFAYSIMIGFQSAWNGIQSLDYNSIGILDKEAGNIGLVSTVSSCVFGLLFGYLADRIRRKYRVLIVFLLLLSSVNFIWFFLIINKVIPISSYVQIYISNALGIGASVATLPLYFEYASEILYPISEGEIGAFLTIGSNVIASVFCFLFYVPNIGSMWINYILIASTILPLPALALIKDQYRRSEMDEESESRQEEED, from the exons atggAAACGCCAAATGAATCCGATCCCTTACTTCAAAGCAACTCTTCTGAGACAAGAATTTACCCTCAGCGCTGGTACATTGTGGGAGTCTTTGCTCTCTTCGGGTGTCTTCAA TCATGTGTTTGGTCTATATACGGCCCCATGGACTTGGCAATACAAGCTGCATACGGATGGCCCTCATCTAGTTTTGCCATGATGACAAACTGGggtaatattttcttcattcttacCATTATTCCATCATCATGGATTCTAGAGAAAAAAGGACTCAAATCAGCAGTTCTTCTATGTTCATTCTTCTCTGCTCTATCCATGATAATCCGAGTATTTAACACTAAATCTATACAAAGATTTACTATTAGTAGTCATATTGGCTCGATTCTAAATGGAATATCTGGTACAACCATATTGTCAGCTCCCTCAGTTCTTTCCTCCACTTGGTTTCCTCCCAATGAGAGAACGATTGCAACATCAATTTCTCAAATGTTTAACCTTTTTGGTAATGCCTTGTCCTTCATGTTAGGACCAAGAATTGTTTCAGACATAGGAGTTAACGCCACTGATCCCTCAAAAACTCCAGAGACTGTGAAAGAAAGGATTCGTGATGATGTATTCTACTACTTTCTCTACATTTTAATCGCTGAGATCATCGTTTTTGTTTCTGTATTAGTCTACTATCCATCAAGGCCAAAATTTCCACCTAGTACCTCAAGCTCTATTTCAAGGGTTGACTTTGTTTCAGGCGTAGTGAagcttctcaaaaataaaacagcATGGTTCATTGGCTTTGCATATAG CATCATGATAGGTTTTCAATCTGCTTGGAATGGAATTCAAAGTCTTGACTATAATTCCATTGGGATCCTTGACAAGGAg GCCGGAAATATTGGATTGGTATCTACTGTTTCATCCTGTGTGTTTGGGTTATTGTTTGGTTACCTTGCTGATCGAataagaaggaaatacagaGTTCTCATTGTTTTTCTACTCCTCCTCTCCTCAGTGAACTTTATTTGGttctttctaataataaataaagtcattcCTATTAGTTCCTATGTACAAATTTACATATCCAATGCCCTCGGAATCGGAGCTTCCGTCGCAACCCTTCccctttattttgaatatgcaTCCGAGATTCTGTATCCTATTTCTGAAGGAGAAATTGGAGCCTTTCTCACCATTGGGAGTAACGTGATCGCCtcagtattttgttttttgttctatGTACCAAATATCGGAAGTAtgtggataaattatattctgatTGCCTCCACAATCCTTCCATTGCCAGCCCTTGCCCTTATAAAAGATCAATATAGAAGGTCAGAGATGGACGAAGAGTCAGAGAGTCGTCAAGAGGAAGAAGATTGA
- the LOC121131009 gene encoding uncharacterized protein, translating to MMNLSFMENSSGTILPRQTSLRHFYSIQGISTLLSFLISFILLFGFGINFSYYRGTYRNNLFATESMIIIVCFSSAIQDLVILLTLGFYKDYNFLIHGHNAVSWSLSSVLHLIAGLSLVIQLSQTCYFTSFCTMKIIGGIFEVLLGGIYVMKTYLILRKDDSFD from the exons ATgatgaatttatcatttatgGAAAATTCATCTGGGACCATCCTTCCCAGGCAAACATCCCTACGCCATTTCTACAGCATACAAgg GATTTCAACTCTCCTCTCCTTTCTCATCTCCTTCATTCTCTTGTTCGGATTTGGTATCAACTTTTCCTATTATAGAGGAACGTATCGTAATAACCTATTTGCAACAGAGTCCATGATTATTATTGTATGTTTCTCCTCGGCTATTCAAGATCTTGTTATACTTTTGACACTGGGTTTTTAc AAAGACtacaactttttaattcatGGACATAACGCAGTCTCTTGGAGCCTTTCAAGCGTACTACATCTGATTGCTGGTTTGTCCTTGGTTATACAATTATCTCAG ACCTGCTACTTCACATCTTTTTGTACCATGAAAATCATTGGAGGAATATTCGAGGTACTTTTAGGTGGAATTTACGTCATGAAGACATACTTAATTCTTAGAAAGGATGATAGCTTTGATTAA
- the LOC121130925 gene encoding endophilin-B1 isoform X1: MENIYRAMGDAGSFLTKAVQDSHITDEANTMLTRAKQFTEEKLGKAERTENDPFYELLSKQTDVTKGYSEKIIRDTEAVLIPNPAARLETFMFENVPVDKIGITNTRLSNLEYLGTDMIEAGNEFGAETPYGSALIRVGQTEKSLGEIEREYIRGGHTGLIAPLQNFLDDDMKNIIRSRKVLENKRLDLDASKNKVRKCRGMTIQTQKDGIDPRALLEQAESELRTAQRDYDMQVELTKKLMEGLSVVQTHHLRYLQDFVEAQCKYYAGCHQTMQELQGELNGTMTIIPGQTASLFQSSNASNNSNNPNEKSNNNNNNNNSVLESNGPEGLQQINLSSPPPPPSAPVSRGQADFF; this comes from the exons ATGGAAAACATTTATCGAGCCATGGGAGATGCTGGATCCTTCCTTACCAAAGCCGTTCAA GATTCACACATCACAGATGAGGCCAACACCATGTTGACTCGTGCAAAACAATTTACAGAAGAGAAATTAGGTAAAGCAGAGCGGACTGAGAACGATCCCTTTTATGAGTTACTCTCAAAACAAACAGACGTAACCAAAGGATATTCTGAGAAGATAATTCGTGATACTGAGGCCGTTCTAATACCAAATCCAG CCGCCAGACTTGAGACATTCATGTTTGAAAACGTTCCTGTGGATAAAATCGGAATCACCAATACCCGACTTAGTAATCTGGAGTACCTTGGAACAGATATGATTGAAGCAGGGAATGAGTTTGGAGCAGAGACCCCATATGGTTCTGCTTTAATCCGTGTTggacaaacagaaaaaagtctGGGAGAAATTGAAAGGGAATACATTCGTGGAGGACATACGGGCCTCATTGCTCCTCTGCAAAACTTTCTTGACGATGATATGAAGAACATAATAAGATCTAGAAAAGTCCTGGAAAATAAACGATTGGATTTAGATGCTTCGAAGAATAAAGTGAGAAAATGTCGAGGAATGACGATTCAGACACAG AAAGATGGAATTGATCCAAGAGCACTTCTAGAACAG GCTGAGAGTGAACTCCGTACTGCTCAAAGAGACTATGACATGCAAGTCGAGTTGACAAAAAAACTAATGGAGGGTCTTTCTGTTGTTCAAACGCATCATCTCCGCTATCTTCAAGACTTTGTTGAGGctcaatgtaaatattatgCTGGATGTCATCAAACCATGCAAGAGCTCCAGGGAGAATTGAATGG aactATGACGATCATCCCTGGACAGACAGCGTCTCTCTTCCAGAGTTCAAATGCTTCCAATAATTCCAACAACccaaatgaaaaaagtaataacaacaataataacaataacagcgTCCTTGAATCCAATGGGCCTGAAGGCCTACAACAAATCAATCTGTCCTCTCCACCACCACCACCCTCTGCTCCTGTCTCACGTGGTCAAGCCGACTTCTTCTAA
- the LOC121130979 gene encoding protein piwi has product MDGRGHRGRGDYRGGRGGGYEGRGGNRGGGYEGRGGNRGGGYEGRGGNRGGGYEGRGGNRGGGYEGRGGNRGGGYEGRGGNRGGGYEGRGRGGGRGGTEGRGGGGAPRDIPSLNRTEVGAERGLQRTNEPPEARLDMIRTRPHDLTDKKGTTGEMIHLKANYISLDKIMNSIFYRYTVEFNMEDDRSVTKKRLLRQHNEVLPAYIYNGNVLFTSKFLYPQKQQESLNLTSLYQKDNESSKVTITIRLNGEVHSSEYSYLQIYNSLKNKMLGKLSLTMFNGEYFDSESKKQFKEFGIEVWPGYKTVIRQHENNLLMNVDTISKVIRMDNVLDLIKKIAGSGENKDYQTAIRRELIGLIVMTTYNQKTYRVNDIDFDSDPRLTFDISGKDNTVRTVSYEKYYKEKYNVKVTDVKQPLLVSIPKDRDRRGGIKGPINLIPELCQVTGQSDEIRSNFRLQEAIQDLTRRDPPSRVRNILDFAHRLNVPEVKKIASDFDVNIGQGLVDVQGRVLPQECVYLRKSGVASYINADWSNDLKKGMLSVKNFSFNWAIIYPQRDTDKVKAFYDNLKRVAVDINFSNPKMIPIQNDRNVGSYLNAINEIIPLKPQFILVVVPDDRADRYGAIKKLLLIQGSIINQVVTVRKCMNNERRMTSIATKVYIQMQCKIGSEAWGITIPFKKVMVVGFDVYHDTSRKNTSVGAMVASLNDNLTKYYTTFTSHKNNTELSTQIATMLTECIHAYKRYPGNDGQLPSKIFFYRDGVGEGNIYQVKEDELKKVLNVFKNFTTAQDQIPLLTYIIVCKRISTKFFSIGKRQNDYGNPPPGTIIDDVVTHPEKHDFYLICQSVRQGTVNPTSYNVIHNGSKWKPDHIQRLTYKLTHLYYNWAGTIKVPAPVQYAHKAAQLIGEHLHTEDIADILKDELWYL; this is encoded by the exons ATGGACGGACGTGGTCATCGTGGAAGAGGAGACTACCGCGGTGGTCGGGGTGGAGGTTATGAAGGGCGAGGAGGGAATCGGGGTGGAGGTTATGAAGGGCGAGGAGGGAATCGGGGTGGAGGTTATGAAGGGCGAGGAGGGAATCGGGGTGGAGGTTACGAAGGACGAGGAGGGAATCGGGGTGGAGGTTATGAAGGGCGAGGAGGGAATCGGGGTGGAGGTTATGAAGGGCGAGGAGGGAATCGGGGTGGAGGTTACGAAGGACGAGGTCGTGGAGGTGGGAGAGGAGGAACTGAAGGGCGTGGAGGAGGTGGTGCACCTCGAGACATTCCATCTCTGAATCGTACTGAAGTGGGAGCTGAGAGAGGCCTCCAGAGAACGAATGAGCCACCGGAAGCACGTTTAGACATGATTCGCACACGACCTCACGATCTAACAGACAAGAAAGGAACCACTGGGGAAATGATTCATCTCAAGGCCAATTATATTTCCCTCGATAAAATCATGAACTCCATTTTCTACCGATATACGGTCGAATTTAATATGGAAGATGATCGTTCTGTGACTAAGAAAAGGCTACTCAGGCAACACAATGAAGTCCTGCCTGCCTACATCTACAACGGAAA CGTATTATTCACTTCCAAGTTCCTGTATCCTCAAAAGCAACAAGAGTCTCTTAATCTTACAAGTCTTTATCAAAAAGACAATGAGTCGAGTAAAGTGACGATAACTATTCGTCTCAATGGCGAGGTTCACTCATCTGAATACAGTTATTTGCAAATCtataatagtttgaaaaataaaatgttaggCAAATTGAGTCTCACCATGTTTAATGGTGAATACTTTGACTCTGAGtctaaaaaacaattcaaagaGTTTGGGATTGAGGTTTGGCCTGGATACAAAACCGTTATTCGTCagcatgaaaataatttgttgatgaaTGTTGATACGATTAGTAAAGTCATCAG GATGGATAACGTGCTCGACCTTATCAAAAAAATAGCTGGTAGTggagaaaataaagattatcaAACTGCAATACGAAGGGAATTGATTGGTTTAATTGTAATGACAACCTATAATCAAAAGACTTACAGGGTTAATGATATTGACTTCGACTCTGACCCTCGAC TTACATTTGACATAAGTGGAAAAGACAATACAGTCCGAACTGTATCGTATGAGAAATATtacaaggaaaaatataatgttaaagtAACTGATGTAAAGCAGCCCTTACTGGTTTCTATACCCAAAGACAGAGATCGCAGAGGCGGGATTAAGGGGCCTATTAATCTAATTCCAGAACTTTGTCAAGTGACAGGACAATCCGATGAAATCCGTTCAAATTTCCGTCTGCAAGAG gCCATTCAAGACTTGACGCGAAGGGATCCTCCTTCTCGCGTAAGGAATATTTTAGACTTTGCGCATCGTCTCAATGTGCCAGAAGTAAAGAAAATTGCATCAGATTTTGATGTTAATATTGGTCAAGGCTTGGTAGATGTCCAAGGCCGTGTCCTTCCACAAGAATGTGTATATCTTCGTAAATCAGGCGTAGCATCTTACATTAATGCTGACTGGTCCAATGATCTCAAGAAAGGAATGCTCTCTgtaaaaaatttctcatttAACTGGGCCATTATATATCCTCAGAGAGATACAGATAAAGTGAAAGCGTTTTATGATAACCTCAAAAGAGTAGCTGTGGATATAAATTTCTCTAATCCTAAGATGATTCCAATCCAAAATGATAGAAACGTGGGTTCCTATTTAAATGCTATCAATGAGATTATCCCTTTAAAACCTCAATTT ATTTTGGTCGTGGTTCCTGATGATCGTGCTGATCGATACGGAGcaatcaaaaaacttttattgatCCAAGGGTCTATTATTAATCAAGTCGTAACTGTTCGTAAATGCATGAAC AATGAAAGACGAATGACCTCCATTGCCACAAAGGTCTATATACAGATGCAATGTAAGATTGGATCTGAGGCCTGGGGTATCACCATACCATTTAAAAAGGTTATGGTTGTCGGATTTGATGTTTATCATGATACATCGAGGAAAAATACATCGGTTGGAGCAATGGTTGCTTCTCTTAatgataatttaacaaaatattatacgaCGTTCACGTCTCACAAGAATAACACGGAGCTTTCCACTCAGATAGCTACCATGCTAACTGAGTGCATTCATGCCTACAAAAGATATCCAGGAAATGACGGGCAGTtgccatcaaaaatatttttctatagagATGGAGTTGGTGAAGGCAATATTTATCAAGTCAAGGAGGATGagcttaaaaaagttttaaatgtgtttaaaaactttacaacAGCGCAAGACCAAATCCCTTTACTcacatatattattgtttgCAAAAGGATTTCTACCAAGTTTTTCTCTATTGGTAAGAGGCAAAATGATTATGGGAATCCTCCACCAGGGACCATTATTGATGATGTCGTGACTCATCCAGAGAAACATGACTTCTATCTTATTTGCCAGTCTGTTAGACAAGGAACCGTAAATCCGACATCCTATAATGTGATTCACAATGGTTCCAAATGGAAACCAGATCACATTCAACGACTGACTTACAAA cttaCCCACTTGTATTATAATTGGGCTGGAACCATTAAAGTACCTGCACCTGTCCAGTACGCCCACAAAGCTGCTCAACTTATTGGTGAACATCTTCACACGGAGGATATTGCCGATATTCTAAAAGATGAACTCTGGTACCTTTAA
- the Efa6 gene encoding PH and SEC7 domain-containing protein: MMLNSKIPLPQRSISSSGLDYHSPAATHTSTTNRSPLTSSLSSPESGFPKSRIPLPSGSSSSSSSNGSSPTKKPTSPSKIPLPVTNEVQPQRTMRKYETFVMTGERMLCISKTPAKAITKSLPASPLDRVDHSPSKIPLPAATNGKQTSISSSPEKHISPLEEDDDDDLKPFKTQTSRVSRTPEPIISAQAVAVALHHSLDLDESISPSPTEDRLIDNMNDSISSSSSSDDIEEVELEVEHYDDASLRGPSMIPFNGGGGVQDPSSEGESDLESLHSYHPPPKIVDVPSAIRLAKRLYQLDGFRKSDVSRHLSRNNEYNQVVAEEYLKFFDFSNLTLDGALRLFLSQFCLTGETQERERVLFYFSKRYMECNPECKSKFLSSDAVHTLTCAIMLLNTDLHGDSGQRKMTSGEFIKNLSELNEGQDFPRELLKSLYYAIKHEPIPWALNNTVGGGEIPKEIIASVGGGGGDNGLDSFSHEDQQSRERGRSWEELYPKKDSKENSSQENLQRAATEDDNLSSNLLPKPINLGSGINPFLALPDPMSSTDYKKGYVMRKCCVDPNGKRTKLGKRSWKMFYLSLRDMVLYCFKDEKSLRAPGAFEDLNQAIRIHHGLAVRASDYTKKQFVFRLHTCDQAEYLFQTSDEKELLTWIDAINYVVASFSSPKLPAPVSSSHARFQRPLLPSSKSKLSPGEQLQENESALSELRRELEEHLQNRPPKNSSSASISFFKDKQDYLSFEVQRYETYILTLRTKYTSEQCTDDGDKSKSLERIF; encoded by the coding sequence ATGATGCTTAATTCCAAGATCCCCCTTCCTCAACGTTCCATTTCCAGCTCTGGGCTGGATTATCACTCTCCTGCGGCAACTCATACGTCTACTACAAATCGCTCCCCTCTGACTTCGAGTCTCTCTTCCCCAGAGTCTGGCTTTCCCAAGAGTCGCATCCCCCTTCCCTCAGGATCTTCTTCCTCTTCCTCATCCAACGGATCCTCTCCCACCAAGAAACCAACGTCTCCATCAAAGATCCCCCTTCCCGTCACGAACGAGGTCCAACCTCAACGAACCATGAGGAAATATGAAACCTTTGTCATGACGGGAGAAAGGATGCTCTGCATCAGCAAAACACCGGCTAAAGCCATCACAAAGAGCCTTCCTGCCTCTCCCTTGGATAGAGTGGATCACTCTCCTTCCAAAATACCACTTCCAGCAGCTACCAATGGAAAACAAACTTCCATTTCTTCCTCTCCAGAAAAACATATCTCCCCATTGGAGGAGGATGACGACGACGATTTAAAACCCTTTAAAACTCAAACTTCTCGTGTCTCTCGAACACCTGAGCCAATAATTTCGGCCCAGGCAGTAGCAGTAGCACTTCACCATTCACTCGACTTGGATGAATCTATTTCCCCCTCGCCAACAGAAGATCGACTCATAGACAATATGAACGACTCCATCTCTTCATCTTCTTCCTCAGATGACATCGAAGAAGTGGAACTAGAGGTTGAGCACTATGATGATGCATCTCTACGAGGGCCTTCCATGATACCCTTTAATGGAGGTGGAGGAGTCCAGGATCCTTCATCTGAAGGGGAGTCCGATTTAGAGTCTCTCCACAGTTATCATCCTCCTCCCAAAATTGTTGATGTTCCTAGTGCTATTCGTCTCGCCAAACGACTTTATCAACTTGATGGTTTTCGTAAATCCGATGTGTCACGGCATTTGAGTCGTAACAATGAATATAATCAAGTTGTTGCGGAAGagtatcttaaattttttgatttttcaaacttGACTCTGGATGGAGCTCTACGCTTATTTTTAAGCCAGTTTTGTTTGACTGGAGAGACtcaggagagagagagagttctattttacttttctaagcGCTATATGGAGTGTAATCCTGAATGCAAATCCAAGTTTTTGTCATCTGACGCTGTTCACACACTTACCTGTGCTATCATGCTTCTTAATACTGACCTTCATGGAGACAGTGGTCAAAGGAAAATGACTTCAGGAgagtttatcaaaaatttatcagaGCTCAATGAAGGGCAGGACTTTCCGAGGGAGCTCCTCAAATCTCTATACTACGCCATTAAACATGAACCCATTCCTTGGGCCCTTAATAACACTGTTGGTGGAGGGGAAATCCCAAAGGAAATCATTGCTTCAGTTGGTGGAGGAGGAGGGGATAATGGTCTTGATTCCTTTTCTCATGAGGATCAACAATCTCGAGAGCGAGGGCGATCATGGGAAGAGTTATATCCCAAAAAAGATTCCAAAGAAAACTCCTCTCAGGAGAATCTACAAAGAGCTGCTACTGAAGATGACAATCTCTCTTCTAATTTACTGCCCAAGCCCATTAATTTAGGCTCTGGAATAAATCCTTTCCTTGCTCTTCCAGATCCTATGAGCTCCACAGACTATAAAAAAGGATATGTGATGCGGAAATGTTGTGTCGATCCCAATGGGAAACGTACAAAATTGGGGAAACGTTCATGGAAAATGTTTTATCTTAGTTTGCGTGACATGGTACTCTATTGTTTTAAGGATGAAAAGAGCCTTCGAGCGCCGGGAGCGTTTGAGGATCTTAATCAAGCTATACGAATTCATCACGGACTTGCTGTTCGAGCCTCGGACTATACTAAGAAACAATTTGTTTTCCGTCTTCACACTTGTGATCAGGCAGAGTACCTTTTCCAAACCTCGGACGAGAAGGAGTTGCTTACGTGGATAGACGCCATTAATTATGTCGTTGCCTCATTTTCCTCTCCGAAGCTACCTGCTCCTGTGAGCTCTTCCCACGCACGTTTTCAAAGGCCTTTGCTTCCTTCTTCAAAGTCAAAACTATCTCCAGGAGAACAGCTTCAAGAAAATGAATCAGCTCTATCTGAACTTCGACGTGAATTAGAGGAGCACCTTCAAAATAGACCTCCCAAAAACTCTTCTTCAGCTTCAATTTCCTTCTTTAAAGACAAACAAGACTATCTCAGTTTTGAAGTTCAACGATACGAAACATACATTCTCACACTTCGAACAAAATACACATCAGAACAGTGCACCGATGATGGTGATAAATCCAAATCATTGGAAAGGATTTTCTAA